In Dyadobacter subterraneus, a single genomic region encodes these proteins:
- a CDS encoding SOS response-associated peptidase, producing the protein MCYYNGQKVTRAEYIQLLQIEKAVKDYEFLNQSVTLAFDYGKIAVLKPRYTRDNFDIVQMEWSLLPGYVKNRDQVQKFRKGYKKKDGSWQNGYDTQNAKGEELLFAGKMYREAAIERRCLILSSGFYEWRHVFHLNKRTGEPKKTPEKYPHYIGVKEHSYFYLAGIWQVWTDQDTGETVDTVSLVTTRANELMAKIHNSKERMPTILPDALAWEWIMDDLDEERITQLATYQFPAEQMEACTVQKDFLKNEDPTVPFIYEDLAALHKPTPPAQTSLF; encoded by the coding sequence ATGTGTTACTACAACGGTCAGAAAGTGACCAGAGCCGAATATATACAACTGCTTCAAATCGAGAAGGCAGTCAAGGACTATGAATTTTTGAACCAGTCTGTTACCCTGGCTTTTGACTACGGTAAGATTGCAGTTCTCAAACCCCGTTACACGCGTGATAATTTCGACATTGTCCAGATGGAGTGGAGCCTATTGCCCGGTTATGTAAAGAACCGTGATCAGGTACAGAAATTCAGAAAAGGATATAAAAAGAAAGATGGCAGCTGGCAGAATGGCTACGATACCCAAAACGCTAAGGGGGAAGAGCTTTTATTTGCAGGTAAAATGTACCGCGAAGCTGCTATTGAGCGAAGATGTTTAATTTTATCATCGGGCTTTTACGAGTGGCGCCACGTTTTTCATCTAAATAAACGCACCGGTGAACCCAAGAAAACACCTGAAAAATATCCGCATTACATAGGTGTTAAAGAACACTCCTATTTTTATCTTGCAGGGATCTGGCAGGTTTGGACCGATCAGGACACTGGGGAAACAGTCGATACGGTAAGCCTTGTTACAACCAGGGCCAATGAGTTGATGGCAAAGATTCATAATTCCAAAGAAAGAATGCCAACCATCCTTCCCGATGCGCTCGCCTGGGAGTGGATTATGGATGATCTGGATGAAGAAAGGATTACTCAGCTTGCAACCTATCAGTTTCCGGCCGAACAAATGGAAGCATGTACGGTGCAGAAAGATTTTCTTAAAAATGAGGATCCAACTGTGCCGTTTATTTATGAGGATCTGGCTGCTTTGCATAAGCCTACTCCTCCTGCACAAACATCATTGTTTTAA
- a CDS encoding error-prone DNA polymerase: MSYIELQVTSNFSFLRGGSHPEELVEQAFELGYEALAITDHNTLAGIVRAHAAAKLKGIRLIVGCRLNLIDGPSLLAYPTDKNAYARLSGLLSLGNLRTEKGKCDLYQADVFSYAEGMLFIAVPPDRLNEYFDLDPSFEKNLRSYKKALGDSLFLGASRSYMGDDSKILYRLSKLADRLGIPMAATNDVYYHHPLRRQLQDVMTCIREKCTIYNAGFRLHQNAERHLKTSQEMQRLFRKYPDAILRARQIAEACQFSLDSLKYEYPEEITSDGRSPMQELLFLTWKGAKEIYGEVLPEKIVSSINHEMKFIKEMDYAAYFLTVYDIVRFAREQNILCQGRGSAANSAVCFCLGITSVDPTKFDLLFERFISSARNEPPDIDVDFEHERREEVIQYIYSKYGRHRSAIVATVTQLHQKGAIRDVAKAMGMSVDAINRLSGSIWEFTDEWFEGKRISEHGFNPDDPHLRKVLDLTSQFMGFPRQLGQHTGGFVITQGNITDLCPIINARMPDRTNIEWNKDDIDALGFLKIDVLALGMLTCIRKAFDLAKKHYDLNLTLANVPQDDPAVYEMISHADTIGVFQIESRAQQSMLPRLRPQCFYDLVIEVAIVRPGPIQGDMVHPYLRRRNNEEAITYPSKELEDILGRTLGVPLFQEQAMKIAIVAAGFTPAEADGLRRSMATFKAKGLVVQYEKKLVEGMVKNGYTEEYARRVFKQLEGFGSYGFPESHAASFALLVYVSSWIKCYYPEIFAAALLNSMPMGFYQPAQIVIDARKHGVQVRPVDVNISFWDNVLEEKSGKYHALRLGFRQVRGLREDEIWTLLTCRRAPYKNIHEIRDAGVSQATLEKLAEADAFRSMGMDRRKAMWEASALADRPMGLFRGQQSASGYEPDVKLPDMSGSEHVVLDYASTSLSLKAHPVSFVRDGLKSQHAVQTGNLSNYKDGMIIRVAGLVLVRQRPGTAGGVCFITIEDETGFANLVVFQNLFETYRKEILRARLLMVEGKLQIEGEVMHVIVRRCFDMSHLLRDMNQTQQDPPVQTLSRADEKDEYASQAVNRKTQGRKPVQTEIFPSGRNFK; encoded by the coding sequence ATGAGCTACATTGAACTTCAGGTCACATCCAATTTCAGCTTTCTTCGCGGCGGCTCGCATCCCGAAGAGCTTGTCGAACAGGCCTTCGAGCTTGGTTACGAGGCGCTTGCCATCACCGATCACAACACACTGGCCGGTATTGTAAGAGCCCATGCGGCTGCGAAGCTTAAAGGAATCAGGCTCATCGTTGGCTGCCGGCTAAATCTTATTGACGGGCCGAGCCTTCTTGCCTACCCTACTGACAAAAATGCTTACGCAAGACTTTCGGGCCTTCTGTCGTTGGGCAACCTTCGGACTGAGAAAGGAAAATGTGATCTTTATCAGGCGGATGTTTTTTCATATGCAGAGGGGATGCTTTTCATCGCCGTTCCACCTGACCGTCTCAATGAGTATTTTGATCTTGACCCATCTTTTGAAAAAAATCTTCGCAGCTATAAAAAAGCGCTTGGGGATTCGCTTTTTCTTGGCGCAAGCCGCTCATACATGGGTGACGATTCAAAAATCCTGTACCGTCTTAGCAAGTTAGCTGACCGGCTTGGGATTCCGATGGCCGCTACCAACGATGTTTATTATCATCATCCGCTCAGAAGGCAACTCCAGGATGTGATGACCTGTATCCGGGAAAAATGTACGATCTATAATGCGGGTTTCCGCCTTCACCAAAATGCAGAGCGTCACTTGAAAACCAGTCAGGAGATGCAGCGGCTTTTTAGAAAATATCCGGATGCGATCTTGCGCGCACGCCAGATTGCTGAGGCTTGCCAATTTTCACTGGATTCTTTAAAATATGAGTATCCCGAAGAAATTACCAGTGATGGCCGCAGCCCGATGCAGGAGCTTCTCTTTCTTACATGGAAGGGCGCAAAAGAAATTTACGGGGAGGTCCTGCCCGAAAAGATCGTTTCATCGATTAATCATGAGATGAAATTTATCAAAGAAATGGACTATGCTGCCTACTTTCTGACCGTCTATGATATTGTCCGGTTTGCAAGGGAGCAGAACATTCTTTGTCAGGGGCGCGGATCAGCGGCCAATTCCGCTGTATGCTTTTGCCTTGGCATTACCTCGGTCGATCCGACAAAATTTGATCTTCTGTTTGAGCGCTTTATTTCCTCTGCCAGAAACGAGCCTCCGGATATTGATGTGGATTTTGAGCATGAAAGGCGAGAGGAAGTTATCCAATATATTTACAGTAAGTATGGCCGTCACCGTTCGGCGATTGTAGCGACAGTCACCCAACTGCACCAGAAAGGTGCGATCCGTGATGTGGCCAAGGCAATGGGTATGTCAGTAGATGCAATCAACCGGCTTTCGGGCTCGATCTGGGAGTTTACTGATGAGTGGTTTGAAGGCAAGCGCATCAGCGAACACGGTTTTAACCCGGATGATCCGCATCTAAGAAAAGTCCTGGATCTGACCTCACAGTTTATGGGCTTTCCAAGGCAGCTTGGCCAGCATACGGGCGGCTTTGTGATCACACAAGGAAATATTACGGATCTGTGTCCGATTATCAATGCAAGAATGCCTGACCGTACCAACATCGAATGGAACAAGGACGATATCGATGCGCTTGGTTTTCTTAAAATCGATGTGCTTGCACTGGGCATGCTGACCTGCATCAGAAAAGCCTTTGATCTGGCCAAAAAACATTATGATCTGAATCTGACCCTTGCCAATGTTCCGCAGGATGATCCTGCCGTCTATGAGATGATCAGCCATGCGGACACAATCGGCGTATTTCAGATTGAAAGCCGGGCTCAGCAGTCGATGCTTCCAAGGCTGCGTCCGCAGTGTTTCTATGATCTGGTTATCGAAGTTGCGATTGTCCGTCCGGGGCCCATTCAGGGTGATATGGTACACCCCTATCTTCGCAGAAGAAATAATGAGGAAGCTATTACTTATCCTTCCAAAGAGCTTGAAGATATTTTGGGAAGAACACTAGGTGTTCCCTTGTTTCAGGAGCAGGCGATGAAGATTGCCATCGTTGCCGCAGGGTTCACGCCCGCGGAAGCCGACGGGCTTAGGCGCAGTATGGCCACCTTTAAAGCCAAGGGGCTGGTTGTGCAGTATGAGAAAAAGCTCGTGGAAGGCATGGTTAAGAACGGGTACACGGAAGAATATGCCAGAAGGGTTTTCAAACAGCTTGAAGGTTTTGGTAGCTACGGTTTTCCTGAAAGCCATGCGGCCAGCTTCGCGCTTTTGGTTTACGTATCAAGCTGGATCAAGTGTTACTATCCCGAGATTTTTGCCGCCGCGCTATTGAACAGTATGCCCATGGGCTTTTATCAGCCCGCCCAGATCGTGATCGACGCCCGTAAGCATGGCGTGCAGGTCAGGCCCGTTGATGTAAACATCTCTTTTTGGGACAATGTACTGGAAGAAAAATCCGGTAAATACCATGCGCTGCGGCTTGGATTCAGACAGGTCAGAGGCCTTCGTGAAGATGAGATCTGGACACTCCTTACCTGCCGGAGAGCTCCTTATAAAAACATACACGAGATCAGAGATGCAGGCGTATCGCAGGCTACGCTTGAAAAACTGGCGGAGGCAGACGCATTCCGTTCCATGGGTATGGACAGAAGAAAAGCCATGTGGGAAGCTTCTGCGCTTGCGGACAGGCCTATGGGACTTTTCAGAGGCCAGCAGTCAGCCAGCGGCTACGAACCCGATGTAAAGCTTCCTGACATGAGCGGTTCCGAGCATGTGGTGCTTGATTACGCGTCGACTTCACTTTCTTTAAAAGCGCACCCGGTAAGTTTTGTAAGGGACGGGCTCAAATCCCAGCATGCCGTTCAGACCGGTAATCTTTCAAATTACAAGGACGGCATGATTATCCGGGTGGCTGGCCTTGTTCTGGTGCGGCAGCGGCCAGGCACAGCAGGAGGCGTATGCTTCATCACCATAGAGGATGAAACAGGCTTTGCAAACCTTGTCGTTTTTCAGAACCTTTTTGAAACCTATAGAAAAGAGATTCTTCGGGCAAGGCTTCTGATGGTCGAAGGAAAACTGCAAATAGAAGGTGAAGTCATGCATGTGATCGTCAGGAGATGCTTTGACATGTCACATCTTTTAAGGGACATGAACCAGACCCAGCAAGATCCGCCGGTGCAGACACTTTCCCGCGCTGATGAGAAAGACGAATATGCTTCCCAGGCTGTGAACCGAAAAACCCAAGGTAGAAAACCTGTGCAGACTGAGATTTTCCCTTCGGGCCGAAATTTCAAATAA
- a CDS encoding Y-family DNA polymerase, whose protein sequence is MANRYVSIWFRHLITDRWVIRHAAQKDTAFVMACPERGRMVIKAASAEAEKQGIVTDMVLADARAVLPELQVFEHRADLAEKLLNGLAEWALRYSPVVATDVAGSGLILDITGCAHLWGSERAYLKDITNRLRGSGYNVRAAAADTIGTAWAICRYGRITPVIEPQTQKLALAALPPAALRLDDAILERMSKLGFYQIESFIDMPRSVLRRRFGQALLSRMDQALGAMQENIVPIVPIEPYQERLPCLEPIRTAPAIEIALRTLLEALCSRLAGEGRGIRKAVFKGFRMDGAQQAIEIGTSSASCHLEHLFKLFQLKIASLRPDLGFELFILEAPVTEELDAVQKTLWSVSGSGDMTEIAELLDRLTGRGGMDIVHRYLPEQHYWPERSIKAAASLIEQPSCAWRTDRPRPVSLLAAPELIQVAAPVPDYPPMLFRYKGTVHQIKKADGPERIEQEWWIQEGLHRDYYCVEDQDGARFWIFRAGHYGEHNPDWFIHGFFS, encoded by the coding sequence ATGGCAAACAGGTATGTCTCAATCTGGTTTCGGCACCTTATCACCGACCGCTGGGTAATCCGGCATGCAGCGCAGAAGGACACTGCTTTTGTGATGGCCTGCCCCGAGCGCGGCAGAATGGTCATCAAAGCAGCAAGTGCAGAAGCTGAAAAGCAGGGCATAGTTACAGATATGGTACTGGCTGATGCGCGTGCCGTGCTGCCCGAACTCCAGGTCTTTGAGCACCGTGCTGATCTTGCCGAAAAACTTTTAAATGGATTGGCCGAGTGGGCGCTTCGCTATTCACCCGTGGTGGCCACTGATGTAGCCGGCAGCGGACTTATCCTTGATATCACCGGCTGCGCGCATCTTTGGGGCAGCGAAAGAGCGTATTTGAAAGATATTACAAACAGACTTCGCGGCTCAGGTTATAATGTCAGAGCTGCTGCCGCAGATACGATTGGCACCGCCTGGGCAATCTGCCGCTACGGTAGGATCACGCCTGTGATCGAGCCACAGACCCAGAAGCTGGCATTGGCGGCTTTACCGCCAGCAGCGCTCCGATTGGATGATGCCATACTTGAACGCATGAGCAAACTCGGGTTTTACCAGATCGAAAGTTTTATCGATATGCCGCGCTCTGTACTGCGAAGAAGATTTGGACAAGCGCTTTTAAGCCGCATGGACCAGGCCCTTGGCGCTATGCAGGAAAATATTGTCCCGATCGTGCCCATCGAACCCTACCAGGAAAGACTCCCATGCCTGGAACCGATCCGGACCGCGCCTGCTATCGAGATAGCGCTACGAACACTTCTGGAAGCCCTTTGCTCCAGACTTGCCGGCGAGGGCAGGGGAATTCGAAAAGCGGTTTTTAAAGGATTTAGAATGGATGGGGCGCAGCAAGCCATCGAGATTGGTACAAGCAGTGCTTCCTGTCATTTAGAGCATCTTTTTAAGCTCTTTCAGCTTAAAATTGCAAGCCTTCGCCCCGATCTGGGTTTTGAGCTTTTTATTTTGGAAGCACCTGTTACCGAAGAACTTGATGCTGTTCAAAAAACGCTGTGGAGCGTTTCCGGCAGTGGTGATATGACCGAGATTGCGGAGCTTTTAGACCGGCTTACCGGCCGTGGCGGAATGGATATCGTTCACAGGTATCTGCCAGAGCAGCACTATTGGCCTGAGCGTTCGATAAAAGCGGCGGCTTCACTGATCGAGCAGCCAAGCTGCGCCTGGCGGACAGACCGTCCACGGCCGGTTAGCCTTCTTGCAGCTCCGGAGCTGATTCAGGTAGCTGCGCCGGTTCCGGATTATCCTCCGATGCTTTTCCGCTATAAAGGGACCGTGCACCAGATTAAAAAAGCGGATGGGCCTGAGCGCATCGAGCAGGAATGGTGGATCCAGGAAGGCCTTCATAGAGATTATTACTGTGTTGAAGATCAGGATGGCGCCCGGTTCTGGATCTTTCGGGCTGGTCATTATGGTGAGCATAATCCCGACTGGTTTATCCACGGATTTTTTTCATGA
- a CDS encoding ImuA family protein: MKQPAIKNDIFEKLQKQIFSLQGFTPPSEGKQVNFGLGAAEQGFPNHVFPTGAVHELISDGQQHAAATTGFMAALLGKLMQDGGLSLWISQKRTLYPPALKFFGIDPDHVIFIDVKNEKDLLWMTEEALKCQALCAVIAEIKDLDLTASRRLQLAVEHSRVTGLLHRINPRMLGNTACASRWKISPVASVLEDDMPGMGFFRWDVQLLKVRNGQTGQWQIQWTAGLFEHVSIAVQVATGKDLLKTG; encoded by the coding sequence ATGAAACAACCAGCCATCAAAAACGACATTTTTGAAAAACTGCAGAAGCAGATTTTTTCCCTGCAGGGATTCACGCCTCCCAGTGAGGGTAAACAAGTCAATTTTGGGCTGGGCGCTGCCGAGCAGGGTTTTCCTAACCATGTCTTCCCAACCGGTGCTGTTCATGAGCTAATTAGTGACGGGCAGCAACACGCCGCCGCGACCACGGGATTTATGGCTGCGCTGCTTGGAAAACTGATGCAGGATGGAGGTCTTTCGCTATGGATAAGCCAGAAAAGAACGCTTTATCCGCCGGCACTTAAGTTTTTCGGCATCGATCCGGACCATGTCATTTTCATCGATGTAAAAAATGAGAAAGACCTTCTTTGGATGACCGAGGAAGCACTTAAATGCCAGGCGCTCTGTGCAGTGATCGCAGAAATAAAGGACCTTGACCTGACCGCCTCCCGCCGTTTGCAGCTTGCCGTCGAGCACAGCCGGGTAACCGGTCTTCTTCACAGGATCAACCCAAGAATGCTGGGCAATACGGCCTGCGCATCCCGGTGGAAAATCTCGCCAGTCGCCAGCGTGCTGGAAGATGATATGCCGGGAATGGGTTTTTTCCGTTGGGATGTCCAGCTTTTGAAAGTCCGTAATGGTCAGACCGGCCAGTGGCAGATACAGTGGACAGCCGGTTTGTTTGAGCACGTATCAATAGCAGTGCAGGTTGCTACGGGTAAGGACCTTTTAAAAACAGGATGA
- a CDS encoding XRE family transcriptional regulator: protein MNSQNIFFGSNIKFLRERRKMNQESLAEKLSLTRSKLNALENGHTKAPQPDDYLRFSDFFKISVDSLLRVNLAKLSELKLRELEAGNDVYMTGSNIRVLAITVNEQNKENVEYVPVKAKAGYRSGYSDPEYLSKLPRFSLPNLPKSGTFRMFPTVGDSMLPIPEKSDIIAEYVQDWKSLKPDTLCIVILKGEQDFVFKQVTVGKDGTLMLSSLNAMYEPYIVKSEDVIEIWKYRSFLSQSLPSTANGQDQMMKILLNVQEQVNKINKNGK from the coding sequence ATGAATAGTCAAAACATTTTTTTTGGAAGCAACATCAAATTCCTCAGGGAAAGGCGCAAAATGAACCAGGAATCGCTGGCCGAAAAGCTGTCTCTGACACGCTCAAAGCTCAACGCCCTGGAAAATGGGCACACGAAAGCACCCCAGCCGGATGATTACCTTCGGTTTTCTGATTTTTTTAAAATCAGTGTGGATAGTCTTTTGCGGGTGAACCTTGCCAAGCTTTCTGAGCTCAAACTTCGGGAGCTCGAAGCGGGTAATGATGTGTATATGACCGGCAGCAATATCAGGGTTCTTGCCATCACGGTCAATGAGCAAAATAAAGAGAATGTGGAGTATGTACCTGTGAAGGCGAAGGCAGGTTATAGAAGCGGATATAGTGATCCTGAGTACCTGTCCAAACTTCCAAGGTTTAGCCTGCCCAATCTTCCCAAGTCAGGAACATTCAGGATGTTTCCGACCGTAGGGGATTCAATGCTTCCGATCCCTGAGAAAAGTGATATTATCGCAGAATATGTTCAGGACTGGAAAAGTCTGAAGCCAGATACGCTTTGTATCGTCATTTTGAAAGGGGAGCAGGATTTTGTTTTTAAGCAGGTAACAGTTGGAAAGGATGGGACACTGATGCTTAGTTCGTTGAACGCAATGTACGAACCCTATATCGTTAAGTCGGAGGATGTAATAGAAATTTGGAAGTACCGTAGCTTTCTTAGTCAATCACTTCCCAGCACAGCAAACGGTCAGGATCAAATGATGAAAATTCTGCTTAACGTGCAGGAGCAGGTTAATAAGATAAATAAAAACGGAAAATAA
- a CDS encoding helix-turn-helix domain-containing protein, which translates to MEKKEMNQLKFAKAILKAAEEKNLSLRKLSAASGLEFSQVQRIAKGKVNLALSTIISLAEGLEITPSELFQYYE; encoded by the coding sequence ATGGAAAAGAAGGAGATGAATCAGTTAAAATTTGCTAAGGCCATTTTAAAAGCTGCTGAGGAAAAAAATTTGAGTTTAAGAAAGCTATCAGCAGCATCGGGGCTTGAATTTTCGCAGGTTCAAAGGATTGCGAAGGGAAAAGTTAATTTAGCTCTATCAACAATCATCTCCTTGGCCGAAGGCTTAGAGATAACACCATCAGAATTATTCCAATACTATGAATAG
- a CDS encoding TlpA family protein disulfide reductase, with product MNARFCSMGKLLPYLIYFSILMILLWCWKPAAAQTSSNLIGPVKIGYKVPDVAIQHVLRYQTASAKISDFKGKVLILDFWATWCKPCVSMIPRMDSLEKRFAGQLVLLPVTYQTEKEVMVFREKYAERKGLRIDTPEVILDEQLRKLFPHEGVPHYVWIDPQGILRAVTGWEEINAVKIQAFLNDHNISMAVKADQKELGYDGMKTQLLDFIAPQRAESFGKMRYHSFSTAYMAGLHGLVILKQPGDSVDRWRVTFTNITPFHLYSMAYGEGKRFIAKHSVSIQTKDSLKFVSGLKGAALRDWIPKNTLCYELVVPASLAGNAFNIFQDDLRQLFPAYEALIETKTRKVLALVRTSQMEKFKSKTNVFSERYQNFAYHLRHSSMEVFVMGLENHYMARSPWPLVNQTGYEGKIDLDLELDFSDIDSVKKALAPYDLTLEEKFLDMPVLVIKDRIMQASASSTY from the coding sequence ATGAACGCTCGTTTTTGCTCTATGGGCAAACTATTGCCTTATCTGATCTATTTTTCAATCTTAATGATTCTTCTTTGGTGCTGGAAACCTGCTGCTGCGCAAACAAGCAGTAACCTGATCGGACCCGTAAAAATAGGGTATAAGGTTCCTGATGTGGCCATTCAACATGTGCTGCGCTATCAAACCGCATCAGCCAAAATATCGGACTTTAAAGGAAAGGTGTTGATCCTTGATTTTTGGGCTACTTGGTGCAAACCCTGCGTGAGCATGATTCCCAGGATGGATTCTTTGGAAAAACGTTTCGCCGGACAGCTCGTGCTGCTTCCTGTAACCTATCAGACTGAAAAGGAAGTAATGGTTTTCCGCGAAAAATATGCCGAGCGGAAGGGACTGCGTATAGATACACCGGAAGTAATACTGGACGAGCAGTTAAGGAAGCTGTTTCCGCATGAGGGTGTACCGCATTACGTGTGGATAGATCCGCAGGGAATTCTAAGGGCTGTGACCGGATGGGAAGAAATCAATGCAGTCAAAATCCAGGCTTTTTTAAATGATCATAACATCAGTATGGCGGTGAAAGCTGATCAAAAGGAGCTGGGTTATGACGGGATGAAAACCCAGCTCCTTGATTTTATAGCGCCACAAAGGGCTGAGAGTTTTGGGAAGATGCGCTATCATTCCTTTAGTACGGCTTATATGGCAGGCCTTCATGGGCTGGTTATTTTAAAGCAGCCCGGCGACAGTGTGGACCGCTGGCGCGTCACCTTTACCAACATCACACCTTTCCATCTTTACTCGATGGCTTATGGGGAGGGCAAACGATTTATTGCCAAACATTCTGTTTCTATCCAGACCAAGGACAGTTTAAAGTTTGTTAGCGGGCTTAAAGGCGCTGCGCTCCGTGATTGGATACCTAAAAACACGCTGTGCTATGAGCTGGTGGTACCCGCCTCGCTTGCAGGCAATGCCTTCAACATTTTTCAGGATGATCTTCGGCAGCTTTTCCCGGCTTACGAAGCGCTGATTGAAACCAAAACCAGAAAGGTGCTCGCTCTGGTGAGAACATCACAGATGGAAAAGTTTAAATCCAAAACAAACGTCTTCTCTGAGCGCTACCAGAATTTTGCCTATCACCTTCGTCATAGCAGCATGGAAGTATTTGTAATGGGATTAGAAAATCATTACATGGCCCGAAGCCCGTGGCCGCTTGTGAATCAGACCGGCTATGAAGGTAAGATCGATCTTGATTTGGAGCTTGATTTCAGCGATATCGATTCGGTAAAAAAAGCACTTGCACCCTATGATCTTACCCTGGAAGAAAAGTTTCTTGACATGCCGGTGCTTGTCATCAAAGACCGGATTATGCAGGCATCTGCCAGCTCAACTTATTAA